Genomic segment of Aquila chrysaetos chrysaetos chromosome 16, bAquChr1.4, whole genome shotgun sequence:
CGCTGGCGCAGGAGCAGATCTCCCTGGAGGGTGGCTGGGGGGTGTCCGCAGGTCCCCCCGTGGGTCTCCCCCCGTGGGTGTCCCCGTGGCCCTTTCCCTCTGCATCTCCCCGTGGGTGCCTCCAGGTGGCTCTCTCCCCGGCGTTCCCTCTCCGTGGGTCACGCCCTGGGTGtctccccgtcccccccgtGGGTCCGtctctgtccccccccccccgctccgtgGGTCTCCCCGCGGGGCGGCCTCAGCCGGGGCCGCTCCTCCAAGCGCCGCCGATCCGGCGCTGTCCGCCAGGGGGCAGCACCGCCCCGCCGGGCCTCGGGGGCCGCTGGCTGGGCCGCGCTACCGCTGACCGGAAGGGGCGGggcggcgacggcggcggcggcggcggcggcggcggccgggcccaGGTgagcggcggccgccgggggCTCGGTCCGGGTCCGGGTCCGGGTCCGGCGGCAGGGAAGCCccgcgggggccgggcgggggtCCCGGTGTCGGCCCAGGCGGGTCCCGGTTCCCTGTGGGTCAGTGCTGAGGACCCGGTGCGGCCCGCCCCGGTGCGGCCTTGCCCGCCGGAGCCTCTCCCGGGCGTTAACCAGCCCGCAGGCCTCCGGGGGTCCGGGCCCGGCTTGTGACCGCCCCGTTTCGCCCTCTGCTAGGCGCAGCCCCCGGCACCATGTGGTCCGTGCTGTGGGCGGCCGTGCGCTCCAAGGCCCCGTACGTCACCTTCCCGGTGGCCTTCGTGGTGGGGCTGGTGGGCTATCACCTGGAGTGGTTCCTCCGTGGGGACCCCCCGCCCGCGGCCGAGGAGGAGAAGAGCATCTCGGAGCAGCGGGAGGACCGCAAGCTGCAAGAGATCGCGGGCAAGGACCTGACCAAGGTGGTGAGCCTGAAGGAGAAGCTCGAGTTCGCCCCTCGGGCCGTGCTGAACAGGAACCGCCcggaaaaaagttaataaagTTGTTTGGGCAAACGCGGCGCCCTAGAGCGACTGTCCCTGGGGCTGGAGCCGGCTGCCGGAGGGCTGTGGCCCGCAGCACCATGCTGGGGACTCCCCTGTTGCCTGCACATCTTCCAGCAGCGTGCTTCCTGCACCGGGCCGTATCTGGGCAATATGCTGTGcccactgctgctcttcacTCCCCCGGGGCCCTCCGGAGGGTCAGGGTTTGCCCACCCCACGGATGCGCTCGAGACACAGCACCCAAACCTCTTCCTTTGTGGCAAAGCAGGCAGGGAACCATGCTTTGGACGTGGAACGTGTCTGAAACTCATCAGCTCTCGGCCTGTCCTGGCCCCTGAACCACAAAACCCTCTCAGCTTGGTTCCACCCACATCTCTTTAGGTTTGGTTTCTTCCATGGCGTGAAGACAGAAGAAGCTTGGACCTGAGTGACGTGGGGTTGGGGTCAGGTTAACCGCCTGGGGCGGGAGGACCTGCCGTCCTGCTTACAGCTCTCCCGTGGCTCTTTGTGAACCCCGACCACAGCACCATGTTACTGCGTTATGCCTACGGGAGCCTGAGCAGCAGTGGAGATCTCTGGGGAAGTCCTCTCTGCATCATCCCCAGGCTTCGCAGCGAGGAAGAGGGACAGGGGGAGGTGGAAGTCCTGGCCTTGCTTCCGTCGTGGAGCTCAGAGCGTGGTGGTGGCTCTGGGCTGGCATGTAGAGAGCGGGGAGATCTCTGCCTTGTACGGGAACAGCCAGAATAAACTTCTGTCAGTCCTTGGCCCTCTGTGTCGTCTGCATCAGCACCTGGCCCCAACCCTGGCTCAGCGTTTTTCTGCTCCCCATGTTTTCAAGAAGCAACTCCTTCTACAATGGGAGAAATGCCATCGTTGTCCCTGGCTGGGCACTGACCTTGGGGCCTGGCAACAGGGTGGCgggcaggaaggagggggaggcaCCGAAATCCCAGCCCGTGCTGTGCTTGTGCCTCCCTCCTGGCTCACCCGGCCACGTCATTTGCTTCCCTTCGACCTCCTTATCTAGACAAGAAGGGCTGTGGCAGTGCCGGGTGGGGTCCCAGCGGACAGGGAGGGTCCCACTgggctgctgagcagggcagcccaTGGCGGGAGAGACTGGCAGCAAGCACTGGGCACCGGTGTCCGGTGTCCCATCCAGCCTCAGGCATCACCGGCACAGCAGGACCAAACCCTGGTGAGAACTGCCTGAGCAGGGCCAGCCGGTAACCGTGCCGCCGCTCACTGCCGGCAGCATGCCAGGGCCGTAGCCGGGGTTATCGCTGCCTCCCggcttgttttttcccctggtgCCTGAGCGAGGCCTCGCTGCTGCCCCGGTCCGGCCTTCCCCTCCCGGGGACGATAAATCTGTCGTGCCTGGTGCGAAGCCCTGAGGTCAGCAGCCAGTTCAGCGTTTCACATCGCTCTGTCCCGCTTCCTCGGGGCCAGCTTCTGCCCCGCTGACAGCTTTACTGTTGTCGCTGCCCGGCTGTGTTTATGTCCCAACCTGCTGTCCTCGGGCTGGATCACTGCCCTCTGGCCAGGCTGACGGCCCGGCACTGCCGGGAACTCGCAGGCCTTTGCCGTTGTGGTGTGTGAGCGCAGCTGAGGCTGGGTTAGAAGGTGCAGGAGGAGTCTTGGGTCAAGGCAAAGgctgtcccagccctgccccactgctgccTCCCACGCTGGGGCTCACAGCACCTTTCGTGTCATCACCCTGGTCCCCCTGACAGGCCGGCACTGTCCCCTGAGCTAGCCCCTGCCCTTGGCCTCTTGCTttcccagcctggctgtggggTGATGCTGGGCGACGGCTGGTCCCTATTGTGCACCAGGGTGGGAACAGTCCCGTCCCTTCCCCCAGCCGGGACCAGCCAGACCCAGCTCGGAAATGTCTTCTGAAATGCCTTTGTTCACCCCGCGACGGAGTGGCTCCCCCGGCTGTTTATAGCCCATTGATCTGCCTGTTCCCAGGGCCGACTGGGCACAATCGGGCTTTGTCGGGGCCTCACTGCCCTGTTTCCTCCCCTGGGCCCACACCGTGTCGGTCGGGGGGGCTGCTCCGGCATGGTGCTGGAGCAATGCCCTCGGGAAGGACTGAGCCCCAGTGGTGGCTGCACAGGCACCAACAGCACCTggctgggcagccccagcccctgccctgctccagccacGGCTGCCTTGCTggtcccaccatgtttccagTTGGTTTCCGTGTGTCTGGGGACTCTTGTCCGTCCCCACAGCAGATGCTGGTGTTGCTGCAGGGCCATGGTTCCCCACAGGCGCTGGGGAAGGGGTGAAGCTGCTTCCCAAAGACCGGTCACAGTGCGGGAAAGTGCCGCTTTTCTCCTATAACTCTCGGTGCTGTAAACCCACCCTTCCTCCCATTGAATCCCAACAATGTGCTGCCTGGGAAGTGCCGGCTGTACAAGAATAGGAGCCGGCAAGCACTCAGGGCTGGGGTGAGCAGCCACGGTGGCTCACGAAGAGTGAGAGGAAGCTTTGTTGAATAAACCATTACGGCAAAAAACTGGCTTCCCGAGCTTGCACACAACTGCCCGAGCGCAAGTCCTTGGTCTGGCCCAGCGCGTTTGTAATCCAGCTGTTCCCAGCATGGCACAGCCGGGCGCTGCAGCAGGAGTGTGGCAAGGAGCCATGCCAGCGGAATGTCCGGGGCCCTGCAAGGCGGAGGGGGGGAGCCTGTCCCCAGGCAGGGAGTCCCGTGTCTGGTCTGGAGGCTGGTGTTTTGCAGGCGAGCATCCTCCCGGGGCTTGCCTGGCTTCGGAGAAGTCCCTGCGGCCGCGGCCATCTGCGGCTGCTCTGTGCCACAGGGCAGGGATCGAATCCGGCAGCTGCAGAAGTGCTGCCTGTCTCTGCCCAGCACGTGGTGGCCGTGCCCTCGGCTTGGTGGGGGCAAACTGGCTGCAGTGCTCTTGGCATTGCCttgctgctccctccctgcgGGCTCCGAGGGTGGCTGCGGCTCCCGGGCTGACCCTCTGCCCTGCCTAGGGTCGGGTTTGCTCCCGGGGGTCCATCACGAACAGCTTGTGAGAGGAGCAGGTGGTGGTTTCTGGAGGCAGGATGCAGGGAGCGAGCCGGGGctgtgtgttgggggggggggcaagctGTGCCCCAGCTCACTGGGGGTTGGCCCAGGGGACTGGGacagctgctgtgcaggcagggacagtgagagccccccccccaccccggccgcTCGGCACAGCTCGGCACACCTGGACGGCTGCAGCGGACGTCCGGTTAGATCAGAGCAGGGATGCACCAGCTGCACGGGGCGATGGACGCTGTGACCCTGTGCTGGCACAAGAGCTGCTCGGAGCTATCGGTCCCTTTCCCGCAAGGCCCTGAGCGACGATGctttggggaggagagggagctggGGACCACAGGGACTCCTGGTCCTGTGTCCCGTTCTGGAGCAGCACAGTCACCCTGGACACCCAGCACCCGCGCACAGTGcggggtccctgcagccccagggacaTGGAGGGTCCTCACCCCAGCTGCACTGGAGAGCAAACGGTgcatcccccccgccccgggtgcatcccccacagcccctggggatgtctgctccctcccctgcccgggCCAGCCGAGGCTGTTTTCCCAGGGTCTCGTTTTGCCCTTTCCCCGAGTGCAGCCGAGTCCTTTCCCAGCCTCCCTGTCTCGCTTGCCTCTTCCTGCCACGGCCCCATGGCGCAGGCGCACCATGTCATGTCCAACGGCTCCTTTCTGCCACCAGCAAAAACCCTGAAGTGCTATGGGAGAGGAGCAAATCCGCTCTGCACTGAGACGCATTCCTCGAGGCCTGGCCAGGGACAGCTACAGTGGGACGTGTTCCCTTCCCACTCGGCATTGCCTCTTGCAGCCGCAGCTCATGGCTGactccccatccccagggccaCCGCAGCTCCTTGCTTTTAGACCACATCAACCTCCCCATGCCAGGAGAAGCCCCCGGCtatgcaggcagcagcccctgccctcctggTGCTCCATTGGGATGATGCCCTGAGTTGCTGGCGGGTGCAGGACCCATCCTGGGATGGGCATGGGGTGCCGGCCGCCGCAGTCCCGTTGCCTCCGCACAAGGAAGCGGCCGGAGGGGACCGACAATGTCAGGATGCGGGAAGTCGTCGGGGCTATTGAGCGCGTTTCCTCCTGCCTGCGGTTCTCACACGGGGCCGCATTGTCTGCCGTGCCCGCGCGTGGAGGGCTAAATATAACCCCGCGCTGGGGATGGGCCGGGGGAGGAAAGGAACTCTTCGgggtttgcttttccttcatcGTGCACTGTTGGCAGCGGCGCTGAGAAGGGCAAGATTGTACCTGGTTTGGTTATTGCCTCGATGGTGGGTCCTGCGGGCATGGGGTGCTGGGGTTCAGGGGCCCAGGAGGTTGCTCCTGCCTGACCCTGCTCCCCCCGAGGGGCTGCGGGAAATGGGGGCACTGGTAAactgcaggcagagccctgggcaCGGACAGGGACCCAGGGGGACGGGGGCTGTGCTGTTGTCCCGGCTGgcatccccctgcccagccctctgcccttcctcccctctcagCTGCGCTTTTGCTCCCGCCACAGCTCTTCCTGCGAGCAGGTCGGATTTAGACACTTGCTATTTTCTGTACGCTgggaaagcttaaaaataaactccttGGTGCTCGGCCAGCGCCTTGGGCAGAGCCTTGCAGGCAGGACACGCTGCGGCAGCCCTCATGGCTCCtttcccccagcccagggcaggatAGTGCAGGTGGAGCCCAGCACGGACTGGTCCTAActgggaggagggcaggaaTCTCCCTCCAAACCCATGGCTGTGGGGCAGTCACTGGCGCAAGCTCCTGGGGGCTGCATTAGACCTATGGCCCCAGCAGGAATTGGGGTCCCAGGACTGTCAGAGCTGCCCCAAAGCCTTTCCTGACTCAGGGGGTGCTCCAAGTggccacccccccgccccagcatTCTCCTGAACTGCTGGTGAGCAGCCGAGGGGGTGCACGGTGCTGCTGGCCATGCACCCAAGGGAGACCCCACACCTGTACACCCCCAGCCTCAGGCTGTTGGCGGTCAGGTGCGCATCCGTCTGTCTGTccacctctctccctcttccttttgctCCTTCGGCCACGCCACATCCCTCTTTGGACACTCGTGTTCTTCCAGGAGCTGAGGATGCGGGAGCAGCCCCACggtgctgcctgcaccctgctgAGCAAGGCAGCCTGGCTCCTGCACCACGGCacagtgcaggcaggcagctctcTCCCCCCCCAGATAGTTCTGGAGGGCTGCGGCTGTGCCTTGGGTTGGGATAAAGCCCACAAGGCTCTTAGGTGAGGGGTACAaaagctgcccccccccccccaaactcccaGCGCGGGGGGTCACAGCCTGTGAGTGGCCATGGGAACAGTCCCGTGGTGCTCCCACCCCATGGCGATGCCCAGGGCTCTCCGCCTTCCCGGCTGGGCAGCTGCGGTGGGTCCCGGTGCCTGCGCATCCTGGCACACACTCGGGGCTCTGCTTGCTGCCCGTTATCCCAGAGCTGGACCCGGAGCTGGGTCTTGGGGGTGCCCATGGGGAGCCCCTCACCGCAGCCCCCAGGCTGCCCGTGCCACCGCAGGGCTCAGCTTCATGGTACAGGGCCGGGTGTTGTGGGAGCAAGTGCCATTCCCAGAAAGGGACCGGAGGGGCCTGTTTACTCAGGAGGGAGCGCGGAGGTGTGAGAAAGGCCATACGTGTCCGTCCGGCCACTATCTGTCCCCACGCTGTGCCAAAGGGCTTCACCGGGCCAGCCCGCGCCCTTATCAGCTGCAAACTTTTATTTGCCTAAGGGCCTCCTGCCCGCCTTctggggggctgctgccagcaccggCCCCCGCTGCCACCCCCtccgcggccccgccgcgcagGTGAACCCCTCGCTGTTGTTGTTGGCGTGTGCCGCGGGCAGGTCCCGGCGGCGTGGGGGTCACGCCGGCCGCCCCCGAGCCGCCTTGTCACAACACGGGAACAATAGCGGGACGTGGAGCTGTGTTTGCTCAGCGCCCGCGGCCGGGCACCGCGTCCAGGCAAGGGGGCTCTTCGGCCGTCTTGTTTACCACCTTGCAGGGCCGTTCGGAAAAGCGTGATGCTCCCCCGGCGCCAACAAAAATATCAGCCCAGGAGAGGGGAGGCGAGCGGGGGAGCGCTGCCGGCGGGTAAACACACCGCACGGCTGCACCGTTACCTTTCACACGGGCATTTCCTCCTGGCCGAGCGCGCCAGCCTGCTCTCCCCAGAAAGCCACAGCGCTTCAGGgctttgcagctctgctgatgcCCGGTGAGCACTGGGCTGTGGTCCCCCATTGCACTGGGGTTccccggggggggtccccactGGGTAACAGTGAGAGCAGGGTAGGGTCCCTCCGGAGAtggtgggagcagggcagcgTCCCTCCAGAGGGGATCTGCCCCAGCATCCTCATGGAGGGCGCAGGCGAGGGCTGACAGCGTGCACCCCAGACCCCCACCCCAGGGGATTTttgccccccccatccccagcagggaggggagccaAGGGCAGGCTCAGCCGCCAGCCCAGGCTCTGCCCCAAGGGCAGCACAGGCGGGTGCCTCCCTCTTCACTTCCTCCAGTGGCCGATGGCAGCGATATCACCCCGTATCAcccatatttcattttctccaggGTATTTTTAGCCTGTCCCACCCTTGCTGAAGAGGCCCTCGGCCGAGAGCAGGTTCTGCTCCGGGCTGGCTTGGCTGTACAAACTAAACAACAGCCCCAGCCGCATTGTGTGCCTTTATCTGCTGCTCATTTCCACCTATTATGCAGCCACGAGCAGCTCCACAGCTTCCACTGGGTTTATCTGCAGCAGAGCCGGGACATGAGGAGAGGGGCCGAGTCCTGCTTTGGGTCACCCAGAGCCTGCACCAGCCCTGGGCCAAGGCTGGGCTCAAGGGGACAGGACACTATAGCAGGGAGGTTTGTGCCTTCAGGGGGTGAGTGGCACCAGCAGCACAACTGGAGCTCAGAGGGTGCCCGTGCTCCCCTTCAGCCCAGCCCCATCGCCCATGGGGCAGCAGCTTCCTTCTCCCTCGGCCCCAAACCCTTACCCACCCTCCCCAAGGCAGATGCATGAAGCACAGTCACACCacacttcacttttttctttcatccgACTTTATTCAACAAGATGCAACACTGAGTCTGCCAAGGGGGGAAGGAAACAGCATTGAGGAATAATGTCTGCATTCCACACTTGTGCCTGGGTCACGCAGGACCCACAGCCCCTCAGTAATGGCAGGACCTCCCCCTTTCACAGCACCAGTGGGCTGGGGAAGTTGGGGCAACTGCTCTCGCTGTGGCAGTTCGTTCttccacacacacccctccccagcacctcaGCCCACAGCAGGAGAGGACTAGTGCAAAGTAATAAAACCAATaaccccccaaaccagcagTTGCTAGGCTAATTCTTCCCCCAGAACCATAGGGCTGGAGGGTGCGTGACCCAGGCTGGACACAGCTCCCCAAATCCCCCGCACGACTGCACCTTTAAGGCAGAAAGCTCCATACTCAGGCCAGcaggttaaaaataacttaGAGACACACACCACATGGGAAAGGATCCAGGGccaggaggcgggggggggggcttcgcACTCCCAGGGCACCGGAGCGGTGACCCTGCAGCCATCGGGATCAGCCGGTCACCGCAGAGCCCCGACTGAGATCTGCCGCTGGCTTAATCCCCCCGCCAtgccctgcagggaaggggcagcTCCTGCGGCAAACCCCAGGCAGGAGCCGCTGGCCCCGTTGGCTCCCTGCCGGGGTCAGAGGAACAGGACAGGGCTGGTGGCCAGGACCCAtcagcccagctcccccccagccctcccgggCTCAGCCCGTTCCATGTGGAGGCTGGAGGCGAGTGGCTTCCCACGGCCGCACGCCCGGCTCTCACGCCGGCGGGGGCTCCGGCAAGCTCCGGGGTCCGGCCGAGCTGCAGCTCCCGAGGGGCAGCAGCCTCCCGCCACGGCCCCGGGGACAGCCCGTTCCCAGCCGCGTGGCTCCAGAgatttctccctttcccacgGAGAGGCACGCGGGACGCGACATCCCGGGGAACTTTCCGCAGTTTCCTTCCTTGCAGGGTCTGTGGGGAAAACAGGAGAGAGCGAAGGCTCCGCTCCAGGGTGACACTCAGCCCCGCTCCCGAGCATCGCATCCCGGAGCAGGCAGGTCTCCGCGGGCACAGCCTCCGGAGCGGGGCCCGTCCGTACGGCacagcaccaggcaggaggcagctgcctgcctgcggcCAGCACCTTTGCAGGCACGAGGGACCAAGGAAGGTCCCCTCGGCCGGCCGGGGCCAGCCCCGGCACTAGACATACTGCTTTTTGGAGGCTGAGCTCCCGGGCCGGCTGCATAGCTTCTCCTCTGGGGTGGGGGCTTCGGCAGCCCTGGGGGCATAGGGGTCCGACAGGGCCCTGCTGCCGCTGCCCAGTGCCAGGTTCTCCTCGTTGTGGAAGTTGGCCCAGTTCTGCTCGCTGGAGAGCTTGTTGTAGGCCTGGTAGGGCGGCGTGTGGCTCTCGGCCATGGGCAGGAAGGGGTAATGCTTGGGTGTGTAGGGACCCGAGACCATGTCATCGGCAAAGGCATCCCGGCTGGGGCCGGCCGGCCCCGACACCTTCTTGATGTTGCTAAGCAGGTTCTTGCAGCAGAGGTGGAAGAGCTCCAGGAGGTTCAGGATTAAGGAGATCAGGCCCATCACCAgcatgaagatgatgaagatgCTCTTCTCGGTAGGGCGGGAGATGAAGCAGTCTACCTGATGAGGGCAGGGGTCCCTCTTGCACACGTAGCGGGGCACCATGGAGAAGCCGTACAGATACCACTGGCCAACGAGGAAGCCAGCCTCAAAGATGCTTTTGCAGATCACACTGATGATGTACGTCCACATCAGCGCCCCTCGGATCTTGAGCCGCCCGTCCTCCGTCACGTAGATCTTGGACATCTTCTTCTCCACGGCCGCCAGGGCCTGCTCGATCTTCGGGTCCTTGCTGTGGATAGCCCGAAGCTCGCTCTCCTGTTGCTtcagcttctcttccttccGGGAGAGATAGACAACGTGGCCAAGGTAAATCAGGGTTGGGGTGCTGACAAAGAGGAACTGGAGCACCCAGTAGCGGATGTGGGAGATGGGGAAGGCTTTGTCATAGCAGACATTGGTGCAGCCCGGCTGCTTGGTGTTGCACACGAAATCTGACTGCTCGTCCCCCCATACAGACTCCCCGGCCAAGCCCAGGATGAGGATGCGGAAGATGAAAAGCACGGTGAGCCAGATCTTCCCGATCACAGTCGAGTGCTCCTGGACTTGGTCCAGCAGTTTCTccaggaaaccccagtcgcccatCTTCTAGGGAGCCTCGTGCCTCTGCcaatggaaaaggaaggggagcCAAGTCAATTCTCTGTTTCCATACTAGAGAGCACAGGGCGGATGGGGCCACCTAAGCCCCATGCTTTCTTGGGACAcggctgctctgcagagggtCCCAGCAAACCCCCTGAGGAACATCCCACACCTGAGGGAGGGAGCCAGGCAGCATTTCTGAGCGCAGGAGTGCTCCTCCTGCACCCCGCTGCCCGGTGTGGAAACATGGGGCTCGGGGAGAAGAGGCAGCGCAGGGATTCACCTCCCTCCGCAGCACCCACGGCTCGTGGCTGTCC
This window contains:
- the SMIM12 gene encoding small integral membrane protein 12 — its product is MWSVLWAAVRSKAPYVTFPVAFVVGLVGYHLEWFLRGDPPPAAEEEKSISEQREDRKLQEIAGKDLTKVVSLKEKLEFAPRAVLNRNRPEKS
- the GJA4 gene encoding gap junction alpha-4 protein yields the protein MGDWGFLEKLLDQVQEHSTVIGKIWLTVLFIFRILILGLAGESVWGDEQSDFVCNTKQPGCTNVCYDKAFPISHIRYWVLQFLFVSTPTLIYLGHVVYLSRKEEKLKQQESELRAIHSKDPKIEQALAAVEKKMSKIYVTEDGRLKIRGALMWTYIISVICKSIFEAGFLVGQWYLYGFSMVPRYVCKRDPCPHQVDCFISRPTEKSIFIIFMLVMGLISLILNLLELFHLCCKNLLSNIKKVSGPAGPSRDAFADDMVSGPYTPKHYPFLPMAESHTPPYQAYNKLSSEQNWANFHNEENLALGSGSRALSDPYAPRAAEAPTPEEKLCSRPGSSASKKQYV